A window from Sphingobacterium hotanense encodes these proteins:
- a CDS encoding gliding motility lipoprotein GldH codes for MKAYIGLFLMLVFLLSSCQEGYFFEKNIDIPKQSWDYNNKPAFDVQITAPNTKFDVYVNLRHNAYYPFSNIFILLHEKGKGLKDTAYRHEVKLAELDGRWTGKSAGNLYEQSILVKENFTFPDTGKYVFSIEQNMRENPLHGINDVGLKLIQK; via the coding sequence ATGAAAGCATACATCGGTTTGTTTCTTATGCTCGTCTTCTTGCTGAGTTCATGCCAAGAGGGCTACTTCTTTGAAAAGAATATCGATATCCCAAAACAAAGTTGGGACTATAATAACAAACCCGCTTTCGATGTACAGATAACAGCGCCAAACACTAAGTTTGACGTCTATGTCAATCTTCGTCATAATGCCTATTATCCCTTTTCCAATATTTTTATTCTATTGCATGAAAAGGGCAAGGGACTTAAAGACACCGCATATCGACATGAGGTTAAACTGGCGGAACTAGACGGCCGCTGGACAGGCAAGTCGGCGGGAAACCTTTACGAGCAATCGATACTGGTGAAAGAGAACTTTACATTCCCGGATACGGGGAAATATGTATTCTCTATTGAACAAAATATGCGTGAGAACCCACTTCATGGAATTAATGATGTGGGTTTGAAGCTTATTCAAAAGTAA
- the gmk gene encoding guanylate kinase produces MNGKLLIFSAPSGAGKTTIVKRLLEKHGDKIAFSISASTREARGTEQDGVDYYFISKEDFLHKVAKQEFIEFEEVYSGTFYGTLRAEVERIWNEGKHVIFDIDVVGGLRLKSKFPEEALAIFVNPPSLEVLKERLTGRGTDSEEKLKERFAKAEHELSFANKFDVVLQNNDLETACAEAEKLVLDFINS; encoded by the coding sequence ATGAACGGTAAATTATTAATCTTTTCTGCTCCTTCCGGAGCGGGAAAAACAACCATAGTTAAACGACTATTGGAAAAACACGGGGATAAGATTGCTTTTTCTATCTCTGCAAGTACACGGGAAGCTCGCGGAACCGAGCAAGATGGTGTAGACTATTATTTCATTTCTAAAGAAGATTTCCTTCATAAAGTAGCCAAACAAGAGTTTATTGAGTTTGAAGAGGTGTATAGCGGTACTTTTTACGGAACACTGCGCGCAGAGGTTGAACGCATTTGGAACGAAGGCAAGCATGTAATCTTTGATATTGATGTTGTGGGAGGCTTGCGCTTAAAGTCTAAATTTCCGGAGGAAGCTTTAGCGATATTCGTAAATCCACCATCCTTAGAAGTGCTGAAAGAACGCCTAACAGGTCGTGGCACAGACTCTGAGGAGAAGTTGAAAGAGCGATTTGCAAAAGCAGAGCATGAATTAAGTTTTGCTAACAAGTTTGACGTGGTGCTTCAGAACAACGATTTAGAAACCGCTTGTGCGGAAGCAGAAAAGCTAGTTTTAGATTTTATCAATTCATAA
- the lpxK gene encoding tetraacyldisaccharide 4'-kinase, translating into MLILRWLLLPFTILYTLIIWVRNQCYDLGIFQSKSFPVNTIVIGNLAVGGAGKSPLVQFLVDKLQQRYKLATLSRGYGRKTKGFRKVELSDTVESVGDEPLQIKKNHPHITVAVDENRAEGIEILQKDHDLILLDDAFQHRKVKPTCSILLFDYYSILNPILLLPTGNFRDTFDQTKRADIILITKCPSTIRPEEKNHIEQKIRKHNAKASIFYSNIKYLPIKPLSSDISVDNLSDYSLLLITGIANPEPLKEHLINLGISFQHIAYPDHHDFQAKDYKKILSCYEEVASKKKLILTTEKDAQRMDISQLVHIPVYYIPIETNIIEENSFLEQVVEKLSN; encoded by the coding sequence ATGCTGATTCTACGATGGTTATTACTCCCTTTTACCATCCTCTATACCCTTATTATATGGGTTAGAAATCAATGCTATGACCTAGGCATATTCCAATCTAAATCCTTCCCTGTAAACACAATCGTCATCGGTAATTTAGCAGTTGGCGGAGCTGGAAAGTCTCCATTAGTACAGTTTTTAGTAGATAAGCTTCAACAGCGTTATAAGCTTGCGACGCTCAGCAGAGGCTATGGTCGGAAAACCAAGGGCTTCCGGAAAGTAGAGCTTTCTGATACCGTGGAATCTGTAGGAGACGAGCCGCTGCAGATTAAGAAGAACCATCCACATATTACCGTCGCTGTCGATGAGAATAGGGCAGAGGGTATCGAAATCCTTCAAAAGGATCACGATCTTATTCTGTTAGACGATGCTTTTCAGCATAGAAAGGTAAAACCTACCTGTTCCATTTTATTATTTGATTATTATTCCATCTTAAATCCTATCCTGCTGCTGCCTACCGGCAATTTTAGAGATACCTTCGACCAAACTAAGCGCGCCGACATTATTTTAATAACCAAATGTCCAAGTACTATTCGGCCGGAAGAGAAGAATCACATAGAACAGAAGATCAGAAAGCACAATGCGAAGGCTAGTATCTTTTATTCCAACATAAAATATTTGCCGATAAAGCCTCTATCTTCTGATATAAGTGTAGATAATCTTTCGGACTACTCTTTACTGCTTATTACAGGAATCGCTAATCCTGAGCCACTAAAAGAGCATCTGATCAATCTTGGAATATCGTTTCAACATATTGCATATCCCGATCATCATGATTTCCAAGCGAAGGACTATAAAAAAATTTTATCCTGTTATGAGGAAGTAGCTAGCAAAAAGAAGCTTATACTGACAACAGAAAAGGATGCGCAGCGTATGGACATCAGCCAATTAGTTCATATTCCTGTCTATTATATCCCCATTGAAACGAATATTATTGAAGAGAATAGCTTTCTAGAGCAGGTCGTGGAAAAGCTATCTAACTAA
- a CDS encoding DedA family protein, which yields MDFIYSIIDFILHIDDHLVEIVNNYQTWTYLILFLIIFAETGLVVTPFLPGDSLLFAAGAIIAKPETDLNVFVMWILLMVAGILGDLVNYHIGKYIGPKAFSGKYKFLKKEYLEKTEKFYEKYGGKTIIYARFVPIIRTFAPFVAGVGSMSYAKFASYNVIGAILWVTSFLFIGYFFGGLPIIKDNFTIVIFAIILLSMLPPIIEVVKEKYGKKKEA from the coding sequence TTGGATTTTATCTATTCGATTATTGACTTTATTCTCCATATCGATGACCATCTTGTGGAAATCGTCAATAACTATCAGACCTGGACATACCTGATCTTGTTTCTTATTATTTTCGCAGAGACTGGTCTTGTCGTTACTCCTTTTCTACCTGGAGACTCCCTTTTATTTGCAGCAGGAGCTATTATCGCAAAACCTGAAACAGATTTAAATGTCTTTGTGATGTGGATTCTATTGATGGTTGCCGGTATTCTGGGCGACTTGGTCAATTACCATATTGGGAAGTATATCGGACCGAAGGCATTCAGCGGGAAATATAAGTTCTTGAAAAAAGAATACCTGGAGAAAACAGAGAAATTCTACGAGAAGTATGGTGGAAAGACCATTATCTATGCTCGTTTTGTTCCAATCATCAGAACATTTGCTCCTTTCGTGGCGGGAGTAGGATCCATGTCCTACGCTAAATTCGCATCATATAATGTAATCGGCGCAATCTTATGGGTTACCTCCTTCCTATTCATAGGATACTTCTTTGGTGGTTTACCTATTATCAAAGACAATTTCACGATTGTTATTTTCGCCATTATCTTATTATCGATGCTGCCTCCAATTATCGAAGTAGTAAAAGAAAAATACGGAAAAAAGAAGGAAGCCTAA
- a CDS encoding CAP domain-containing protein: MRYLLLAIALWVNPIFAQKNIKLDRSEAKKAYEYLNKIRSNPEKYRRALQISNIKQVTRTKLVWNKDLAKVAEYRAYDMANRNYFDHTNPEGIGPNYYIQKAGYDLNKDWLKRRSNNNFESIAANHASGVDAIEAFIIGHGSPGKMHRKHLLGMDQWNGSLKDVGIGFARVPRGSTYKTYICVIIAKHDW; encoded by the coding sequence ATGCGCTATCTATTACTTGCTATTGCCCTATGGGTGAACCCCATTTTTGCACAGAAAAACATTAAACTTGACCGTTCAGAAGCGAAGAAAGCCTATGAGTATCTCAATAAAATTCGTAGCAATCCTGAAAAATATCGCAGAGCATTACAGATCTCGAATATCAAACAGGTGACCCGCACCAAGTTGGTTTGGAATAAGGATTTAGCGAAGGTAGCAGAGTATAGAGCCTACGATATGGCTAATAGAAACTATTTCGATCATACCAACCCTGAAGGCATAGGACCGAATTATTATATCCAAAAGGCAGGCTACGACTTGAATAAAGATTGGCTGAAGCGCCGTTCTAATAATAATTTTGAGTCTATTGCAGCAAATCACGCTAGTGGCGTGGATGCTATCGAGGCATTTATTATTGGTCATGGATCGCCGGGAAAGATGCATCGCAAACATCTTTTAGGTATGGACCAATGGAATGGCTCACTCAAGGATGTTGGGATAGGCTTTGCGCGCGTTCCACGGGGCTCGACCTACAAAACCTATATCTGTGTCATTATCGCTAAACATGATTGGTAA
- the dnaN gene encoding DNA polymerase III subunit beta, producing MRFIVSTSILLKQLQSISGASSSSTVLPILENFLFEIKDNLLTISATDLQTSMVTSLQIEAKEEGRVAMPSKILIETLKTLPDQPVAFSVDMSTLAIEISAGDGKYKLSGENADDFPKIPVVDNISTVNLAAPVLLEAINKTIFAVSNDELRPAMSGVLVQLAEQSITFVATDAHKLVRYRRTDIGAEKPTSLILPKKALTLLKSSLPSDDVNVSIEYNNTNAFFQFGNISLICRLIDERYPDYEAVIPRLNPNKLTVDRSLFLNTLRRVVIFANKTTHQVRLKISGSELHISAEDLDFSNEAHERLSCQFEGEDMEIGFNAKFLVEMLNNLNCEEVVLEMSTPNRAGLLLPAIKEDGVDVLMLVMPVMLNNI from the coding sequence ATGAGATTTATTGTATCCACCTCTATTTTATTAAAACAATTACAATCTATTAGCGGCGCATCTAGCTCTAGCACAGTGCTCCCAATCTTAGAGAACTTCTTGTTTGAAATCAAAGATAACTTGTTGACAATTTCAGCTACCGACTTGCAAACCAGTATGGTTACCAGCTTGCAGATCGAAGCGAAAGAAGAAGGTCGCGTGGCGATGCCATCGAAGATCTTAATCGAAACATTGAAAACATTGCCTGATCAACCAGTAGCATTCTCTGTTGATATGAGCACGTTAGCCATTGAGATCAGTGCGGGTGATGGTAAGTATAAATTAAGCGGTGAAAATGCCGATGATTTCCCTAAAATACCGGTTGTTGATAACATCTCAACAGTAAACTTGGCTGCTCCCGTTCTATTGGAAGCAATCAACAAAACAATCTTTGCGGTGAGCAATGATGAACTTCGCCCAGCAATGTCTGGTGTATTAGTTCAATTGGCAGAACAATCTATCACATTCGTAGCTACCGATGCGCACAAATTAGTTCGCTATCGCCGTACGGATATCGGTGCTGAAAAGCCGACATCACTTATCCTTCCTAAGAAAGCACTTACTTTGTTGAAGTCTTCTTTGCCATCGGATGATGTCAATGTTTCAATCGAATACAATAATACAAATGCATTCTTCCAGTTTGGAAACATCAGCCTTATCTGTCGTTTAATCGACGAGCGCTATCCTGATTACGAAGCTGTAATACCTCGCTTAAACCCGAATAAGCTAACAGTAGATCGTTCCTTATTCTTAAACACCTTACGTCGTGTTGTTATTTTCGCTAATAAGACAACACATCAGGTGCGTTTAAAGATCTCAGGATCTGAACTACATATTTCAGCAGAGGATTTAGACTTCTCTAACGAAGCACATGAGCGCTTAAGCTGTCAATTTGAAGGAGAAGACATGGAGATCGGTTTCAATGCGAAATTCTTAGTAGAGATGTTGAACAACTTGAACTGCGAAGAAGTCGTGTTAGAGATGAGCACACCTAATCGTGCGGGCTTATTGTTGCCAGCAATCAAAGAAGACGGTGTTGATGTCTTGATGTTAGTGATGCCTGTGATGTTGAACAATATTTAA
- a CDS encoding CsbD family protein, whose amino-acid sequence MDKLDLKGKWNEMKGKIKQEYADWTDDDLKYEEGKDDELLGRLQQKLGQTREDVITWLKGLG is encoded by the coding sequence ATGGATAAGTTAGATTTAAAAGGAAAATGGAACGAGATGAAAGGTAAAATCAAGCAAGAATATGCTGATTGGACTGATGATGATTTGAAGTATGAAGAAGGAAAAGATGATGAGTTATTAGGAAGACTTCAACAAAAACTCGGACAAACAAGAGAAGACGTTATCACTTGGCTTAAAGGCCTAGGATAG
- a CDS encoding DedA family protein — MELISTLIDFILHIDVHLVNITQEYQAWTYLILFLIIFAETGLVVTPFLPGDSVLFAAGALIAKPETDLNLFVMMGLLIAAAIIGDFVNYEIGKHFGARVFKPGSKIFKPAYLEKTQNFYNKYGLKTIIYARFVPIVRTFAPFVAGIVKMPYSKFGLYNIVGGILWVSLFLIVGYFFGQIPFVKNNFSLVVLAIIGISLLPAIIEVIKARFSNSKK; from the coding sequence ATGGAACTTATCAGTACCCTCATCGACTTTATCCTGCACATTGATGTGCATCTGGTCAATATCACCCAAGAATATCAAGCTTGGACCTACCTCATCCTCTTTCTGATCATCTTTGCTGAAACAGGTCTTGTCGTTACGCCCTTCTTGCCCGGAGATTCTGTTTTATTCGCTGCAGGCGCATTGATTGCCAAGCCGGAGACCGATCTCAATTTATTTGTGATGATGGGTTTACTGATTGCCGCCGCTATTATAGGCGATTTCGTGAATTATGAAATAGGGAAACATTTCGGTGCCCGAGTATTCAAACCGGGTTCTAAAATCTTTAAACCTGCCTATCTCGAAAAGACTCAAAATTTCTACAACAAATACGGGTTAAAAACTATTATCTACGCCCGCTTTGTGCCTATTGTCCGCACCTTTGCCCCATTCGTTGCCGGTATTGTGAAGATGCCCTATAGTAAGTTTGGGCTCTATAATATCGTCGGTGGTATCTTATGGGTATCCTTGTTCCTGATTGTTGGTTATTTCTTTGGACAGATTCCATTCGTGAAAAATAATTTTTCCCTTGTGGTACTGGCGATTATCGGTATCTCACTCCTACCGGCTATAATAGAAGTCATAAAAGCACGTTTTTCTAACAGTAAAAAATAA
- a CDS encoding group II intron maturase-specific domain-containing protein — protein MSNIILNEIDTELSSRGHRFVRYADDCSIYTKSNKSATRIMRNITSYIESTLKLKVNREKSKVSKPSQSSLLGFSFFKTQGDWQIRISAKSIERIREKLRQNTRRNTVTAMHERLTKLRQIIHGWVDYFRRATNKKVMLALDKLVRRRLRVLLWKQWKTAGNRIRNFMKLGAKRWLAYQHANTRKSYTRTGTSPIVQTTLTNSYFTKLGYEGFADYYYWRTTSSNDVILTNRLGTDPYAGWCERTDREIIPIFLLDCCTV, from the coding sequence TTGTCAAACATCATCCTGAACGAAATAGATACGGAACTCAGCTCCCGTGGACATCGATTTGTACGTTATGCGGATGACTGTAGTATCTACACGAAGAGCAATAAATCCGCCACTCGTATTATGCGCAACATCACCAGCTACATCGAATCTACACTAAAGCTGAAGGTGAACCGTGAAAAGAGTAAGGTAAGCAAACCTTCCCAAAGTAGTTTACTCGGCTTTAGTTTCTTCAAAACTCAAGGAGATTGGCAGATTCGTATCTCTGCAAAGAGTATCGAACGAATCCGAGAGAAGTTACGTCAAAATACTCGACGTAATACAGTTACTGCTATGCATGAGCGACTGACTAAACTACGGCAAATTATTCACGGCTGGGTGGATTACTTTCGTAGAGCAACGAATAAGAAGGTGATGTTAGCACTAGATAAACTAGTGCGAAGACGCTTGCGTGTTCTGCTTTGGAAACAATGGAAGACCGCAGGTAATCGAATTCGGAACTTCATGAAACTGGGAGCCAAACGCTGGCTTGCCTACCAACATGCGAACACCCGTAAATCCTATACTCGGACAGGGACAAGCCCTATCGTTCAAACAACGCTAACAAACTCATACTTTACTAAACTAGGTTACGAAGGATTTGCAGACTACTATTACTGGAGAACAACGTCATCAAACGACGTTATTCTAACAAACCGCCTTGGTACGGATCCGTATGCCGGGTGGTGTGAGAGGACAGATAGGGAAATAATCCCTATCTTCTTACTCGATTGCTGTACGGTATAA
- a CDS encoding PSP1 domain-containing protein produces MGCGSCSSGGGCGSNTLGTVPAGCNNNGTCMTSGCNKLDIYDWLVDMDLPSNYKPFDIVEVRFKGSRKEFFVNTDNIYLEMGEMVAVEPNTGGYDIGHVSLTGELVRLQLKKNNIKPEDVVKKIYRKANENDVAKYQLAKDLEWETMHRARNLALELGLSMKISDVDYQGDKTKATFYYTAEGRVDFRELIKRMAEAFRIRIEMRQIGMRQEASRLGGIGSCGRELCCSTWLTDFKTVSTSAARYQNLSLNTLKLAGQCGKLKCCLNYELDSYMDALKDIPSNIERIETEIGVAYLQKIDIFKKTMWFSYPRAESWIPLSAEKVKEFAAMNADGKKPAELGVVQDDEDDKVIAPDYENVVGQDSLTRLDDRNRKKRKKKKKSPNNTNDKPQDNAARPKQEANPQVKPANRRQRQKPNPNNNTEGQQPKAQSAEGKEGNQNPRPKRRPNNNRNKNNNRPQDGGSKPEN; encoded by the coding sequence ATGGGATGTGGCAGTTGCTCATCCGGGGGTGGTTGCGGAAGCAATACACTTGGTACTGTTCCGGCCGGTTGTAATAACAACGGGACCTGCATGACCAGCGGATGTAATAAATTAGATATATACGATTGGCTAGTTGATATGGACTTGCCTTCAAATTATAAACCGTTTGATATTGTTGAAGTTAGATTTAAAGGTTCTCGAAAGGAATTCTTTGTAAATACCGATAACATCTACTTAGAAATGGGCGAAATGGTGGCCGTAGAACCTAATACCGGGGGATACGATATTGGCCATGTTTCATTAACAGGCGAATTAGTTCGCTTGCAGCTCAAGAAAAACAATATCAAACCAGAAGATGTAGTCAAGAAAATCTACCGGAAAGCTAACGAAAATGATGTTGCCAAATATCAGTTGGCGAAGGATCTGGAATGGGAAACCATGCACCGTGCTCGTAATTTAGCGCTGGAGCTAGGTCTTTCCATGAAAATATCCGATGTAGATTACCAAGGTGATAAGACTAAAGCTACTTTCTATTACACGGCTGAAGGTCGTGTTGACTTTAGAGAGCTGATTAAGCGCATGGCGGAGGCGTTCCGTATCCGTATTGAAATGAGACAGATCGGGATGCGACAGGAAGCTAGCCGCTTAGGCGGTATTGGTAGCTGTGGTCGCGAGCTTTGCTGTTCTACTTGGTTAACCGACTTCAAAACAGTTTCTACGTCTGCAGCAAGGTATCAGAACCTTTCGCTGAACACGTTGAAACTTGCCGGACAATGCGGTAAGTTGAAATGCTGTTTGAACTATGAACTGGATAGCTATATGGATGCGCTGAAAGACATACCTTCCAATATCGAACGTATCGAAACCGAGATAGGCGTAGCATATTTACAGAAGATCGATATCTTCAAAAAGACCATGTGGTTCTCTTATCCGCGTGCTGAAAGCTGGATTCCATTATCGGCAGAGAAGGTTAAGGAATTCGCTGCAATGAACGCAGATGGTAAAAAACCTGCTGAGTTAGGCGTTGTACAAGATGATGAGGACGATAAGGTAATTGCGCCAGACTATGAAAACGTAGTTGGACAGGATAGCTTGACTCGCTTAGACGACCGTAATAGAAAGAAAAGGAAGAAGAAAAAGAAATCTCCTAACAATACGAACGATAAGCCTCAGGATAATGCAGCAAGACCTAAACAGGAGGCAAATCCACAGGTAAAGCCAGCAAATAGGAGACAAAGGCAAAAGCCTAATCCGAACAACAATACAGAGGGTCAGCAACCGAAAGCACAGTCGGCTGAAGGTAAAGAGGGAAATCAAAACCCTAGACCGAAAAGACGTCCGAACAATAATAGAAATAAAAACAATAACAGACCTCAGGACGGAGGTTCGAAACCTGAAAATTAA
- a CDS encoding YicC/YloC family endoribonuclease yields MIKSMTGYGIGSADNGTVKYTVEIKSLNSKFLELNLRLPKAVSDKELFLRGECSKLIERGKVNINISTEYVDQTAKGASINAELLKAYYVQLQEIATQLGDSKTNLFEQALNMPEVISHDDEVDEEEGNVLTSAFYAAVEKFNTFRKDEGNVLKQDLQHRVELILSHLTEVESVEGSRIPLIRERINQYMEEAVGKENVDMNRFEQELVFYIEKLDITEEKVRLRSHCNYFIDALNGADSNGKKLGFISQEMGREINTLGSKANNAQIQQIVVKMKDELEKVKEQLLNVL; encoded by the coding sequence ATGATAAAATCAATGACAGGTTATGGTATTGGTTCTGCCGATAATGGAACCGTTAAATATACCGTAGAAATCAAGTCTTTAAATTCTAAGTTTTTAGAACTCAACTTACGCCTACCAAAAGCAGTTTCTGACAAGGAACTATTCCTCCGCGGGGAATGCAGTAAGCTGATCGAGCGCGGAAAAGTCAATATCAACATTTCTACCGAATATGTCGACCAAACGGCAAAAGGAGCCTCTATCAATGCTGAGCTGTTGAAAGCATACTATGTGCAGCTTCAGGAAATTGCAACACAATTGGGCGATTCCAAAACCAACCTATTCGAGCAAGCTTTGAATATGCCTGAGGTAATCAGTCATGATGATGAAGTAGATGAAGAAGAAGGAAATGTCCTAACATCGGCTTTTTATGCTGCTGTAGAAAAATTCAACACCTTCCGTAAGGACGAGGGCAATGTGCTTAAACAAGACTTGCAACATCGTGTAGAATTGATTTTATCACATCTTACAGAGGTTGAATCAGTAGAGGGTAGCCGTATCCCATTGATTCGCGAACGCATCAACCAATATATGGAAGAGGCGGTCGGTAAGGAAAATGTCGATATGAACCGCTTCGAGCAGGAGTTGGTATTCTATATTGAGAAATTAGATATTACCGAAGAGAAAGTTCGCCTTCGTAGCCACTGTAACTACTTCATCGATGCATTGAACGGTGCTGATTCTAATGGGAAGAAATTAGGTTTCATCTCGCAAGAGATGGGTCGTGAGATCAATACCCTTGGTTCTAAAGCCAATAATGCGCAGATCCAACAGATCGTCGTGAAGATGAAGGATGAATTAGAAAAAGTAAAAGAGCAATTGCTAAACGTACTATAG
- the nadD gene encoding nicotinate (nicotinamide) nucleotide adenylyltransferase: protein MSNTQVGLFFGSFNPVHIGHLIIANYMANYTALDEVWFVVSPQNPFKEKKSLGNMYDRLEMVNLAIEGVDKLKASDIEFKLPQPSYTIDTLTHLKEKYPTKDFILIMGEDNLQGLMKWKNADILLRDYRIVVYPRPGYDGGELKNHPSITMTETPVMELSSTFLRQAVKNGKSIKFYTPDKVIEFIDKKGLYS from the coding sequence ATGAGCAATACACAGGTAGGTTTGTTTTTCGGATCTTTTAATCCGGTGCATATCGGTCACCTGATTATTGCTAATTATATGGCAAATTATACCGCTTTGGATGAGGTTTGGTTCGTGGTATCACCGCAAAACCCATTCAAAGAGAAGAAGAGTTTGGGCAATATGTACGATCGGTTGGAGATGGTCAATCTGGCAATCGAGGGTGTCGACAAATTAAAGGCGTCCGACATTGAGTTTAAATTGCCCCAACCCTCTTATACCATAGATACCCTGACCCATCTGAAGGAAAAATATCCAACGAAGGATTTTATCTTAATCATGGGAGAGGACAATCTACAGGGATTAATGAAATGGAAAAATGCGGATATCCTACTCCGGGATTATCGCATTGTGGTTTATCCTCGCCCCGGCTATGACGGCGGAGAGCTGAAGAACCATCCTTCCATAACCATGACTGAAACCCCAGTAATGGAACTATCTTCCACATTCTTGCGCCAGGCTGTCAAAAACGGCAAATCTATTAAATTCTATACGCCAGATAAGGTCATCGAGTTTATCGATAAAAAGGGTTTATATTCTTAA
- a CDS encoding DNA polymerase III subunit: protein MQFKRIIGHQALKQQLVSTVKENRVSHAQLFLGPEGSGSLALAVAYAQYINCEDKQDDDSCGKCASCIKYEKLIHPDLHFSYPFFAKKADETATTYMEEWRTAFLANPYLSLTHWRGQLEAENKQANINIAEAHDIIKKLSLKSFEAEYKVLIMWLPEYLDTQGNALLKLIEEPPAKTLFLLVAENQDKILNTIISRTQLVKVNKLSHDELTSYLIEEKHINSDRANEIAFIADGNIQEAIDQLAEEENAHFDLLIRWFRFIVTDSGLNIIQLCEEELSKLGRENQKIFLIYSINVLRQIVLMQNGASDMLFLKGEELDFVKKFAEITSLEQLTEAIDLLEKTHYSVERNANPKILFLDLSLQLVLLFKYKTSLKETQYI, encoded by the coding sequence ATGCAGTTTAAAAGGATAATAGGGCATCAAGCACTTAAACAACAGCTTGTATCTACCGTTAAAGAAAATAGAGTGAGCCATGCACAGCTCTTTTTGGGCCCTGAGGGCTCGGGGAGCCTAGCACTCGCTGTAGCCTATGCTCAGTATATCAACTGCGAGGATAAACAAGATGATGACAGTTGTGGCAAATGTGCTTCCTGCATCAAATATGAAAAGTTAATCCACCCTGATTTACATTTCTCGTATCCCTTTTTCGCTAAGAAAGCAGACGAAACCGCTACGACCTATATGGAAGAGTGGAGGACGGCATTTTTAGCTAATCCATACTTAAGTTTAACACATTGGCGAGGACAGCTAGAAGCTGAAAACAAACAGGCGAACATCAATATCGCTGAAGCGCATGATATTATCAAAAAGCTTAGTTTGAAGTCCTTTGAGGCTGAATATAAGGTCTTGATCATGTGGCTTCCGGAGTATTTGGACACGCAAGGAAATGCATTGCTAAAGCTTATTGAAGAACCGCCCGCAAAGACACTCTTCTTATTAGTTGCGGAAAATCAAGACAAGATATTAAATACCATTATTTCCAGAACGCAATTGGTGAAAGTCAATAAGCTGAGTCATGATGAGTTGACATCTTATCTAATAGAAGAAAAACATATAAACAGCGACCGAGCAAACGAAATCGCTTTTATAGCGGATGGTAATATACAGGAAGCCATCGATCAGCTTGCCGAAGAGGAAAATGCTCATTTTGACCTGCTGATACGTTGGTTTCGCTTTATCGTTACGGACTCTGGGCTAAATATCATACAGCTTTGTGAAGAAGAGCTGAGCAAATTAGGGCGAGAGAATCAAAAAATCTTCCTGATCTACAGCATAAACGTGCTCCGACAGATCGTTTTGATGCAGAATGGAGCCTCAGATATGTTGTTTTTGAAGGGAGAAGAACTAGATTTCGTAAAAAAGTTTGCCGAAATAACTAGCCTAGAACAGCTAACAGAGGCGATTGACCTGCTCGAGAAAACACATTATTCTGTTGAAAGAAATGCAAATCCTAAAATATTATTTTTAGATTTATCTTTGCAGTTAGTTTTATTATTTAAATACAAGACGTCTCTTAAGGAGACTCAATATATATAA